The region atgagaaataagtttgcttatttctgtagcataaaaatctgtgcttcgggATTCATTGACGTCTTGGAAAGtatcttctgcctcctgctggttttGGAAGCATTTGCCCTGTAAGAAGTGGttaagatgcttgaagaagttgTTGtagagaagaattgggcccatttTGTTGACCAGTGTCAGCTGGAGGTGATGTAGCTTTCGGTGcttctcattgatttgctgagcatacttctcagatgtaatgatttCGCCTACAGAGGATTAGACGGGCGGCAGACCACCAGTGACCATGCCCCTTTTCCTGGTGCAAGTTTAGCTTTGGGAAATGCTTTGGAGCTTCTGAGTTGGTCATCTCTGGATGTCATATACAGCCCACTTTTTGTTGCACATCACAATCCGATTGAGAAATGGCTTGTtgcacagaaaaaaagacacttcaaaatgaattttttgattttcagtcagctcaCAGGCAGCCACTTaaatcaagctttttcacctttccaaatGGGTTCAAATGCCAAATGAGCAGAAAATGGCTGACGCTGAGTTCCTCTGCAACTTCTGCAGTtctaagaggatcagcttcaatggcGGCTCTCAATGGAAgctgtcaacttccaatggccggCCATgacactcctcatcttcaagatcttgtctcctttgcaaaacttcttggagcatcactgcactgtatgttcattagcagtttctAGGCCAAGTGCACTGTTGATGTTGCAGGTTGTCTtggctgctttacaacccattttgaactcaagaaAATCgcttaaatttgctttttgtctaacatcatttccatagtctaaaatatatataaaataaacagcaagtaataagtcattagccaaaaacataaagcaagaaatgcacattaaaatgatgtatacataagcacatttatttagaatgtattcTAATATCAAATGGTAAATTTCAATAATGCAAAAACCTCAGCTACTTTTGCACCAATCTAGTATTTcctttatcctttttatttttctttctatatttaacACTCAAATTTTCACAATTACAATTCTGCAAAAGGGAAtggtacccattccagtatttctgcctagagaattccatggacagaggaacctggcaggctacagtccacggggtctcaaagagtcggacatgactgagtgactaacactttaaacTTTCACAATATagcacttcttttttctttcaagttatcTTTGAGAAAATCCCATAACCTTAAAGCAAAATGATCAGAactcataaaatattattaactaaaatttgGCTGCACGTATTTCATAGTGCAATGTatcataaaatacaattttatattctGTACTACTAAAAATAccttaattgaaaaagaaaatttatgttCAAACTATCTACTGTTTCCAGGCATTTTCTCATCTAATCCTACAACACACTTGCAAGTtagatattattattcccatttttatagagacaaaattttagaaaatgtaggtGACTAACACATGGCTACCACCGTGTAAATGACACAATCTGGGTTCAATTCTAGGCTCTCTCTAGCACACTGTGTGTGTAGTcccttcagttgtgcctgactctttgcgaccctatgtgctatagcccaccaagctcctctgttcatgggagtctccagacaagaataatggagtaagttgtcatttcctccttgacgtgatcttcctgacccagggaacgtaCCCACatctctcttgtctcctgccttggcaggcaggttctttacctctagtgccacctgggaagcccaaccacaCTAAGTAATCTCCCTTAAGTCACTGAATGCAGTGAACTTAAGTTTAACACTTAATCAATACAATCTTTGACATTTGAAattaaatcttaaagaaaaagttctttaaatatcaaaacatgaaaatgtatatattttttgcccCTTTGGAGCAAAAGTATCTTGATTGAGTGTGAGCAATACTTTTAGAAATTAGACAAAAAAAACAGGAATGAATCTTAACCTGTTGTTGAAAAGATTCCTCCAACAATACCACAAAGTCTTACAAAAAACTGCCAGAAAGGCATATGCTCCTCGGTAACTGTCACCATAAGAGAGCTGAGATCATATTTCATAAAAATCCCAGAGACTCCATGGCTGCCCGCAGCATGGTTAATAACACGTTCCTAAAGGAAggcaaaaggaagggaaaaaagaggaggaagacaCAACAGGATTCATGTCATTAGGCTATTTGCATACAGTCAACAGGAAGCCCTCCAGCCCTCCTGAACAAGAAATGACATCCAAATCTCTTCATGAATTGTGCTACTAGATCAAGTTCTCTATTCTGTATTCTTTGTATGGCTGGTTTTTGAAGCAATCAAAAGAACTGAAtcattctttcctattttctcaaaaaaatcaCTTTACATACAAAGTCTCTACTAACCCAAGACTTAAAAACTATATGGTACATTCTTCAATGGCCAAATCATTGAAAACCATCGCATTGCCCAAGAAATTCACTTGGGTTTTTCTGTCGCATCataaggaaaaacccaaatgaactttttagccaacccaatacattcctattttaacatacttttttgtaatatttctttgctaagaatttacaaaataattatacTTACTTCCTGTcatctgaaaaaatttaaaaacaatttcactttctgttgttCATTTTAAACTATATGAGATATAGTACAGGAAGAAAGAATGTATTAATTTGAAAGACTGACTACTGgttcagtttttaaatgaaatttttttcttgaaaggacTGTAACTAAATTTACAAACCTACCACAGTGTGCACACTGAGtgagaaaataatgttttgtttCATCCTGTTTATACTTCAAAAATCAAACTTGCAAACTTCTAATAAATTTCTACCAtagcattccaagggactctcaagagtcttctacaacaccacagttcaaaagcagtcaatcctaaaggaaatcaatactgaatattcattggaaggactgatgctgaagctgaagctccaatactttggcaacctgatgtacAGAGCTAACTCATcaaaaaagaccctaatgctgtgaaagactgaatgcagaaCAGGACGACAGAggaccaaatcaatggacatgagtttgagcagcctccaggagacagtgaaggacagggaggcccggcctgctgcagaccatggggtggcaaagagtcagacacaactgagtaactgaacaacaacatcatagCATGAAACAACTATGATAACCAGAGCTTTGTTATGACTTTTGTGTCAAGCCTTACCTGTTTCTACTACACTGTAACTAAACTACAAGCTTCAGGAAGAcaaataacaaggaaaattatagCAACTCACGTGGGCACTACAAAATCTCTTTGCCTGTTAGCACAACAGAACTATTGTTGTAAGCTTACTCCTTACAAGCTTCCTTATAAGCCATTGATCAAGTTTCCAATTTAAAATGACTTCATCTTGAGAGTTCTGGTAAGTTAAATATAATGCCAAAATAATTAATACACTGTCGCCATCTATATGAGTGGATGTTGTTTCAGGGATCACGGTGTCTACATAACAAAAGACTCATAACGGTTCACTTTTGGTTCAGGACCAATGAAGGTCAGTGCTGACCTTATCATCTATCCATTCTGCCAACTTCAGTTACTTTTTCTGACAGTGAAACACAACTATTGTAGTTATCCTATCAGTACAAACACACCCCGCAAAGGCCAAATGCTCTGggattctatttgtttttctttttgatttacttttattattaaaaaaaaatatcctggAGATAATTTCATATCAGTAAACAggtacattctctctctctttttaaggcTGCATGCTCCCCCATGTATGGATGCCATGTGGGTTGTTTCTAGTCTCTGCAATTACAAATAACACAACTAATAGCCTCATATACATATCACTTCTATTCTCTTGTATCTTTGGATTCAATTTATAGAAGTAGGATTGCTGTGTCAAAGGGTAAACGCATACATCATTTTCCAGATATTGTCTAACTCCCTTCCCAGCTATTATGCCACTTTACACTTTCTTAGCAATGTATATCACTCATTTTCCCCAAAGCCTTGTCACTGTGTAGAATGCCTGATCTTCCAGTGTTGCCAACCTTAGTAAGAAATGGCATCTCCCCAGCCATACAGAAAAGCAAGCACAATATATACTTATAAACACTTTAGCTAGTttctatgtgtatacacacacagttttatatatatatatatacatatatacacacacacacacttgatttttctcttctgaacCATTTGAAAAGTTATAAACACATGACACTACATCCATAAAAACTTCAGTACTTAGATtcctaagaataaagaaaattctaCAGTTATTGAGAGCATAATCAACACAAGTCATAAGATTATCAAAGGAAAATCTCATATGCaggaaagtaaatttttaaaagcacttaaattttggaatttttctggatactattatttgaatatttatcatatttgaatataataagtaaatataacatataaaaataaacaaaagaagaaaaaagagaaggaaagaaagaaaatatggtcCCAGAGTAGATGAGAAATCTGTTAAACTGTCTGATTCTAAAACTCTGCTCCTCACTGTCAATATTTATAAAGCCACTCTACCCTAAGGTTACAGAATGTTTTTCCTCTCAATTATTAATAGATGAATACAAAGCCTTAACTTAAGAAGGAAAACCCTCTAAACCTGCTATGTAAGTCACAATAACCATGCATGCCGCAGGGTAGGtgcattaattaaaaaatggtgAAATTAGAAAATCTGTTGGCAGATAAAAACCTGCTTATACCAATACataggaaaacattaaaaattaagatattaagaGTAAAATAACTAATATCATCATAGTTTAAGTTTTTTATTAATTGACAGAAAacattctagatttttaaaatctacttcttttcttcttctaaaacatatatttagtacccatttctgatattttatttgcttaaaataaaagGTCAATCAATGCATTCCAAATATTAAATGAGGGAGGACATTACCTGATACTTCAACCTAATTTTGTAGCAGAactataaatgctttaaaaaattcattttaaacctataatggaaaataatttcaaaaataatatatgtgttaaaaaaaaataattttactttttgaaatttaatgcttttgaactttattgacatttttttttaaatttgaaatttaatgtttatctttttgtcagtttttctaaatgtcctatgaACATCAAATAACAATGTACATGAtacaaacttttaaatatatgtgtgtaggatacaagatttaaaaaatcattttaccaGTTGGATTCAACTTACCCTTTCTGTCACGGCAAACTGATGGGTGTCTGCtgaaattttatatgtatgtaattttGTTGGCACAAttgtaataaaatattgaaacatCTGGTTGtctagaataaaaacaaaatgtagttTTTTCCATCAATCCAGTAGCAATGAAACTGCTTCCAAATATATCATTTGTCTATTAAACACATCTAATCTGAGATTTAATGCTATTTATAACAATGTTTAACAAAAAACTATTATAAAAGAATCAATGAAAGCAATAATTCACACTTGATAAAACAAGTAAGTTCTCAGTAAGCAtaaaagtcacacacacatatctattaGAAGATGTCAAAAAAATAGATGAGCTAGTGACCTCGTTAGATATCCTTTACAGTCATTTGCCttttataaaatatggaaaataaacaaGCAGTTCCTTATAGtacagaaactaataaaaatagttatAATAGTATATAACCACCATAAGATACATTTTCAGTTTCTACTAATATCTTAagatagtcggacatgactgagtgactatgtaCCACTCAGCCAAATGAATCAAAATGTAGTCTttggataaatacaaagaatcaataccatagcaggaaaaaaaaaaaaaactactcaatGATGGCCTGGGGTCACTATGTAATTAAAGGGATTATAATTACATAGTCATTAGGCTTTTCTAGGTTTAATATGTCAGAAAAAGCATTATATTACTAATTATTGATTTCAAACAATTCACataataaaaagcatattaaTTCTCTAGGTCTTATACTCTAGAAAATGTAGAactagatatatttatttataatttcagttAGGTAAGTGATAGGGCCTCATTATGTTTGTGACATACTTCACGTCATATGGTAATAATTGTCTATGAAAATTGTGTAcatgaataaaacattttaatcaccCCCCCAAAGTTCCTTTGAATCCCTTTCAGTCCATTCTCTCCATATCTGGCCTAGCCCAACCACTAATCTATCTTCAAAACACACCAGTTTTGCCGATTCCAGAATTTCATATGAATgcaagtatatgtatatactttggtgtgtcttgcttcttttgctcagcatgaataaatttttatttccatcaatTCAATTTTTCAGTCTCTTATCACAGCATAATTCAGAATAGAAGAGAGAAAGGTAAAACTATAGATAGAAGGGAGAAGTAAGAGTAATGGTCTGTTTAACACTACATTAGAGAAGTTTCCAACAAAATAAACCAAAGCCTGTTTCAACCTCACCACTTCTTAGTTCATCTAATGCTTGTACCACTATCATTTTCAAAAACACGAACAGTTTTTGGCCAGTTCTTCTATAATCAATTTCAATTTAAATCCTAAATATTATCACAGATAATATTAGAGCAAGAGGGTGTCAACTTTGTCTACCACCAATAACTGGCTTGTCAGCTGAGCTTTCATCCTTTGAGTTGTTCAAGTAACCGCTCAAtctgtgcttattttttttagatgtttTATAACTCTATTATATGATAAACAGAAACAGTAATGTGAAAATGACAGAAGGTGTTCAAGTGTTAAGTATttatgaaaaaagataaaattgagagTGGTGAGATTACAACCAATGCTGTACACATGTGTGGGAAAATTAAGActtgaaggaaaaaaggagagacaaATGAAATCTCATACCATGAGGAGTGAAGTATCAATGCAATGAATAATAACACATGAGGGTCAAAGAAACGCCAGAGCTTTTTAAGATACGGATTATTTGTCTAATATATAAGACTGCTAGATAACTTAATGACCAGGCAAGGCAGAAAATGCTGTTGCAAGATTTGCTGTCCAAATCTGCACAGCATTAAAGATGTCACTGCTAAGTAAACCCTTGAAAACTCCTATATCAGAGGGAGCAGTTACCTGATCCCACCAAATCTgtgatgcttaatttttttttttttttaaaaagaggcccAACAGAATATATATTAGGCAGGAGAAGAGCATACATGCTTCAAAGATTTGAAAACCTGCTGACATTTATCTCATGGCATTTTACAAAGTAACTCTAAACACCTTAGTCTCCCTGAACTTAGGAACAAGTGAACTTCAAAAGTCTTTTGAAAAGTAATCTGTTAATCTTTAAATCtacttctttataaaaatttatagttCATTTTAGGATCCTGAAACAAAGTATTAACCAACATGTTTCAAATGTGCACCTCAggtaatatttaatgtatttctcTGTGGAATGAACATATACTTAACATGAGGTTACACAGAATAAAGCTTATAACTCTCAGAATGTTTCTACTCACATGTGTCAAGTTTTCTTAAGTGAAACATTCCcaaacagaaacataaaatactcatgaaagtgaaaattataaataaagcatcTTTAATATATCTGATTACAACACTGTGCTAACAGAGTAAAATACTGTACATTAATAAatctatttgaattaaaaaaaataaaatccttaattAGTTTTGCAGAGGCTAGACTTCTTTTGCAAAAGGAAAGCATAGGAAGCTTTAGAAGTCCTCAAGGTGTGTCATACAATATGAGTATTTAAGGAGAAAAGCAACCAAAAATCTTCAGGAAATATGAGAACTGATAACGTGctacaaaatttaagaaaataatccatTCATATTTGGTTAAGCTGAAATTTTAAATGGAACAGATGGTTAAAACAGTTATAAAAAATATCTGAACTACTTCTGTATTAACAACAAACCATTCTAGAAAAACTCCAGGTTTCTGATGTTTGTAAACCTCTCCAGAGATGTTTCTGATATGGTAAGTATAGCATGCATTTTAGAACTCTGAATCTATAAAGAAATTCTTCTTAtaatattcaaattttcttttattatttctttgttgaATATGGAAAAGCAATTATACCCTCTTATATTAACCTTTCATACATTTAGAGAGCTTTTAAATTCTACTCCTTGTCCTGCTTACTTTTGACTAATTCCTTATTCTGTTTCACAGTACATTTTTTAACATTCAAATTCATCCACTACTAGGACATTCTCTCCACAAAACATTGTCACTTAATGATTATCAACCATTTAAACCACTTAAAAGATTTGTTTATCTATTACAAGGGGGTTAGgaaaagaattaattaaaatgttttatcaaaGTTACAAGAACAATTTGCATACATGCAAATTccaacagtaatttttaaatacttacgATCTAATGCAATTTTTTCAGTTCCATCTAAAGGATTAATAATTCCTGGAACAAGTTCTCCAAAAGATAAATGATCTATTCTGTGAGAAAAGTTGTAAGCtaagaagcaaaaaaatgaaactattaaatagagacattaaattatttaaaactacaTGTTACAGACTAGTTCACATTCTTATCTATCTATTCTCAAATGAAAGTATCTAAAATTTAGTGGTATGAAAACACTATTTAAAACCACATTgttttgagaaaaatgtatatgaatACATAGGAGTGCTATATCACAAATTTCATAACTATATACAAATTAACATCTAAGAAATAATACATCTAATTCTGTTAACAAAAAACACAATTCTTTTCTAGTCCAAATCATCATATAGAAACAGGATTGTGTTGTTAGAAGAACTGGGGTGATATCCATGAAACTgatcacatatatttttaatacacatCACTGCTAAATGTGaccaaatttgttttttatggaatttattacttgtttttattCTCCAGCAGagactttaaaaactaaattttatgaTAACCATTACATGAAACTAACTTGAATACTTTATATCTGTGTGTAAATGTCCCTATTTAAATTTACATATGGAAACTTCAAATATATTCTCATTATCtgtaaaaattaacagaaatgtGTACTGAGTGAAATAAAGGACACTAAGGCTCTTCCCCTAACTTCAGCAACTTCTGAGCTATGACTAAATAGAATTATAGATAACTTAAAGACAAGAGAAAATGGATTAGTCATTAAGTGcaatcatttattttctcctgtagATTTCTTCTTTCAGAGCAGCCCACTTTCAAAGCCCCACCTCGCACCTgcactaaaaatttaaaaacaaacttttcccGAGGATATCTTCCCAGAAAGAAATTTCAGAAACTGCTTACAGTCATGGTTGACAAGTGCTGCCAAGTGTGCATGACCTCGGGGATGTGGAATTGCcctgagaggaaggaaaaaagattaaagtaataacatttaaatacataacaaattaaaatcagaaaggGGATCTTTCCTAAGCTATATGATTTTCttagaattaaataatataacaTACTTGACCTATGATTTAAGGAGTTAAATCTATTCATCTCGATGCAATAAACTGGGGgttagcaaacattttctgtaaaggtgttgttattttttagtttctaagtcatgtccaactcttctgtgaccccacggactgcagcctgcccatgggattttccaggcagaaatactggagtgggtcgctatttccttctccaggggatcttcctgacccagagactgaacccctgtctcttgcactggcaggtggattcattaccactgagccacctggaaagacccagacagtaaatattttaggttttgtgggccaagatgcaaaactgaaaatattatgTAGTTACataatgagaagaaaacaaattttcacAAACGTACTAATAAATTTCAAATTGTAATAGTAGTAACTGAGTACTTTTTTGGAATCCAGGTATTTTTTTGGGGAGAGAACATTTTGCTTAATTGGGCTTTAGAGTTGGCATTCCTTATTTTCAAAATCCCAGATACGATATGGACAGGATACAAACCAAATGATTTTCCATTTTACCTCTCTTACTGAAGATGTGAATTATCACACAGAAAGATGTGTGATGAAATTAAGAATGACCTTAATGAAATTAAGAACAAAGACCAAAATATAGAGGTTCCTACTATATTTGTCAGTTTCCCTCTTTCAGTTAATTTTGGAATAGGTATTGTTTGTATCCAGAGATGTAAAAAACGCTTCTAAATTTCTTTGAGCCAACAATTATCTGTTGGACTATATGATATGAAGAAATTCTAAGGTTTCCATCTACAGGTTGGGGATGGGGAGAATAGCTCCTGGCTACAGTAACAAAATATGAATGTTAAAAGGAGgataacaaaaacaaagcaatgcTTGACCTGATCACTGTAAACACTGAAACAAAGTCTAATGTTTTCTCTGTACATTAAAGAAAATCTCCATCCAGCCACGCTCGCTCCTGTTTTATGATCTTTCCTTCAGCCTAGATGCTATTCTCTCCTTTACATATAAAATGTCAAATCATTCATTAGTGTTCCTTTTCTTCAACAAAGCCTCCACTGATTTGAAGAGCAGACCAGCAACCTTGTTATATAGTTTTTTACCAGCCACAGTTTTCCTTTATAGCTACAATACAACTATAAATAAGTAATTATTAGTGTAATTCACTGTTTAAAGTTCAGATTCTCTCATAGAATGTCAGCATCATAAGGGCAAACCCTTTCTCTGATTTTCACTGTTTCATCTATCGTATGTAGCATGGTACTTCGCATGTAGCAAATACTCAATGTTTTTTACAATGAAGAACTGTTCAGCTCTGAAACTAGCTAGGAGCAGAGAAGTGAGGGGAAAGcagcagagaaagagggaagagataATCAGAGAATCTATTTATTTACTGAGAAATTTACCAAGTGTTTACCATATGACAGTTTCTGTGCTGGGTTCTGTTCATAAAGGCAGGTGATCTGAGATTTTTCTTTAACGTTCACCTAATTTAACTTTATCCCAGACACATTTCTACCTACATCAAAACATTGTCTTGAATTAGGGATTCCATTTTGATGAGAAtcactgaaaggaaaaacaaaaaacctaataTCATCCAACAAAATGAACATATTAACAAAATGTCTAAGCAAAAGCTTTGTGGCTACCAACACTTGGCAAGCTGAAGGTTTTAATTCACATTTACCTATACTTTCTATACTTTAACATATGAAAGATAACATGACTATTATCCTTCTGTTTTAAAGTAGAAGTTTTTCAAGTCAGTAGTCTTCTCTATCCTGAGGCTAAAGGCCAAAACAATGTGAAGAcatcaaaaataaacatttgaagaCTCCTTTAGTTGTTAGTTAGATATTATTCAATTAGCAAAGATTTGACTTTTAACCAAACTGCCAACTTGTCTAAAGTATTTTCAGCAAGTGAAAAGAACATACTTGCCCACAGTTATGTGAAAATTCCCTGCTACTTTATTGACATACAGATGACCACGAATTCTGCAAGCATCTGGAGGCTGTGACGAATCATCTTCCCTGTTACAAGATACATTACAATTACTTACAGCATAGTCAGTAGTTATCATTTACTGGTGagaaaattttagaggaaaaaaactcCTAAAGATcgatttttacataattttctaAATGTCAAAAGCAGAATAGCAGTTTTTTGAAatctaaacatttattttaaaaaactacaaaaatgaaaaaaattatatatgaaagtgaaaagttagtgaaagtgttagttgctcaattgtgtctggctctttgcaaccccacggactgcagccctcaggctcctctgtgcacggaattctccaggaaagaatactggagtgggtggccattttcttctccaggggatcttcccaacccaggggtcgaacccaggtctcttgcactgcaggtagatattactatcttagccaccaggaaagcccaactattgaatatatatttacacaaaCCTAAAATTTCATAGTTCTTCAAATTTAATCAGAGCACTAAAGctaatgagagaagaaaaatgaaaagtaaagaatTGTTAGTCCAACAAAGACACTTTCATCATTTGTTTCTGGTACTTTCAGAGACAGGAAGGGATGGGGAAAAGAATGAGGTAAGGGAAGGGCATGACACTTAACTTCATAtacaaaagaacattttcttcctAAGCAAATGTAAAACCTCTATATagttttaaataatcatttttatgatAACAGCATTTCCAAATATCAGTTCTTCTAATCTATGAAAGAGacaaaagtaatataaaaacatgaaattccTAACCAAAGTTTATACATCACCATAATGATAAATGCAAttaatttgttttgaaaacttAGTACAATTTTATATGAAGGTATACCATAcacacataaaagagaaaaattaaataaaaataagatattattaTTTATGATAATCCTGATCAGTATCACAGGCCATAAATTCAAGAGTTAAAAAGGCATCATCATACAGAATGATTATATTTTCTCTAAGAACTATGAGATTCAGAGAACTAAACTATTACTCAATCATGTCATGGTAAATCCATAGTAAATAGTCTCATAGTTAAAATATACATCTCACCTTGGTGGAAGTGCTGTTGATGCActtttaaaagcacttttaaatATCACATCTTGAAGAGAATGTTCTTCTTGCAATCTACTCTGAATCAGCTGTAGCATCCTAAATACAAATAAGCAAGCAGCAGT is a window of Odocoileus virginianus isolate 20LAN1187 ecotype Illinois chromosome 23, Ovbor_1.2, whole genome shotgun sequence DNA encoding:
- the ERGIC2 gene encoding endoplasmic reticulum-Golgi intermediate compartment protein 2, with the translated sequence MRRLNRRKTLSLVKEFDAFPKVPESYVETSASGGTVSLIAFTTMALLTIMEFSVYQDTWMKYEYEVDKDFSSKLRINIDITVAMKCQYVGADVLDLAETMVASADGLVYEPAIFDLSPQQREWQRMLQLIQSRLQEEHSLQDVIFKSAFKSASTALPPREDDSSQPPDACRIRGHLYVNKVAGNFHITVGKAIPHPRGHAHLAALVNHDSYNFSHRIDHLSFGELVPGIINPLDGTEKIALDHNQMFQYFITIVPTKLHTYKISADTHQFAVTERERVINHAAGSHGVSGIFMKYDLSSLMVTVTEEHMPFWQFFVRLCGIVGGIFSTTGMLHGIGKFIVEIIYCRFRLGAYKPVSSVPFEDGHTDNHVPLLENNTH